A single Loxodonta africana isolate mLoxAfr1 chromosome 24, mLoxAfr1.hap2, whole genome shotgun sequence DNA region contains:
- the TMEM230 gene encoding transmembrane protein 230, which produces MMSSRTNLATGIPSSKVKYSRLASTDDGYIDLQFKKSPPKIPYKAIALATVLFLIGAFLIIIGSLLLAGYISKGGADRAVPVLIIGILVFLPGFYHLRIAYYASKGYRGYSYDDIPDFDD; this is translated from the exons ATGATGTCGTCTCGTACCAATCTGGCTACTGGGATCCCCAGTAGTAAAGTGAAATACTCAAGGCTTGCTAGCACAGATGATGGCTACATTGACCTTCAG TTTAAGAAAAGCCCTCCTAAGATCCCTTATAAGGCCATTGCACTTGCCACTGTGCTGTTTTTGATTGGCGCCTTTCTCATTATCATAGGCTCCCTCCTGCTGGCGGGCTACATCAGCAAAGGG GGGGCAGACCGAGCTGTTCCCGTCTTGATCATTGGCATCCTGGTGTTTCTGCCAGGATTCTACCACCTGCGCATCGCCTACTATGCGTCCAAAGGCTACCGGGGATACTCCTATGATGACATCCCAGACTTTGATGACTAG